In Triticum aestivum cultivar Chinese Spring chromosome 5B, IWGSC CS RefSeq v2.1, whole genome shotgun sequence, the following proteins share a genomic window:
- the LOC123112404 gene encoding uncharacterized protein, with translation MEQEEGRRKREAAVVVVLECVAGSSKAEEWGGGGAVVQEGDVVESVRVGLGSGAASLDAPFKGGRAGLHKALHKAFKRGDTSVEVRVRGGKDLQACILPHPGGASARKQYVLRSLHDPNYVLGFGDRLESECLVLQGTRGTRVASALSRAQLQDGYVTYPWDKKMRDSLRTPNSSCFLSMLVLPKALDLNACRYESFEDTLARANTWLYSSQDSGIPIEFMNLQSEALLTKISGETASATVNSGSLSDMSNLVNATLYGFEDYHGVDIGVVKAARLWYSSTAGEMPLEIQLQEGDTRLGFAVSRTEEGFIYISSVVDDDEDSEAPSTRSGLRDLFNRAKVASKLLIISRVSNEKVLPWMISSSGAVRCFDTISLSQKLSLHRLALQPIQLHLLMWEKPVGVAAQSVVLSPKMPFPLSLPPQVPLSIIESPEHRVDAEQDFVLDSSFRLDDSPVSNWV, from the exons atggagcaggaggaggggaggaggaagcgggaggcggcggtggtggtggtgctggagtGCGTGGCGGGGAGCTCCAAGGCGGAGgagtggggcggcggcggggccgtgGTGCAGGAGGGCGACGTGGTGGAGTCGGTCCGGGTCGGGCTGGGCTCCGGCGCGGCGTCGCTGGACGCGCCCTTCAAGGGCGGCCGCGCCGGGCTCCACAAGGCGCTGCACAAGGCGTTCAAGCGCGGCGACACCTCCGTGGAGGTGCGCGTCCGCGGCGGCAAGGACCTGCAGGCCTGCATCCTGCCGCACCCCGGCGGCGCCAGCGCCCGGAAGCAGTACGTCCTCCGCTCCCTCCACGACCCCAACTACGTGCTCGGCTTCGGCGATCGCCTCGAGAGCGAGTGCCTCGTCCTCCAAG GCACACGAGGCACAAGAGTCGCATCGGCGCTGAGCCGGGCGCAGCTTCAGGACGGGTACGTCACGTACCCCTGGGACAAGAAGATGCGCGACTCGCTGCGCACGCCCAACTCCAGCTGCTTCCTCTCGATGCTCGTCCTCCCCAAGGCCTTGGACCTGAACGCGTGCCGGTACGAGTCCTTTGAGGACACGTTGGCCCGTGCCAACACATGGCTCTACTCCTCGCAGGACTCGGGGATCCCCATCGAGTTCATGAACCTGCAGAGCGAAGCTCTTCTCACCAAG ATATCTGGGGAGACGGCGTCTGCGACTGTCAATTCGGGGTCATTGTCCGACATGTCGAACCTCGTGAACGCGACGCTCTACGGTTTCGAGGATTACCACGGGGTGGACATCGGCGtggtgaaggcggcccggctctgGTACAGCTCCACCGCAGGAGAAATGCCGCTGGAGATCCAGCTCCAAGAAGGTGACACCAGGCTAGGATTCGCCGTCAGCCGCACCGAAGAG GGTTTCATCTACATATCATCGgtggtcgacgacgacgaggacagcGAGGCGCCATCGACGCGGTCCGGGCTCCGCGATCTGTTCAACAGGGCGAAAGTGGCGTCGAAACTGCTGATCATATCAAGGGTGTCCAACGAGAAGGTCCTCCCCTGGATGATCTCCAGTTCAGGCGCCGTCCGTTGCTTCGACACCATCTCCCTCAGCCAGAAGCTCTCCCTGCACCGCCTCGCACTGCAGCCCATCCAGCTGCACCTGCTCATGTGGGAGAAGCCCGTCGGCGTCGCGGCGCAGAGCGTCGTTCTTTCTCCGAAAATGCCCTTCCCGCTGTCCCTGCCTCCTCAGGTACCCCTAAGCATCATTGAGAGCCCTGAACATAGAGTAGATGCTGAGCAAGACTTTGTGTTGGATTCGTCGTTTCGGCTCGATGATTCTCCGGTCAGCAACTGGGTGTGA
- the LOC123112403 gene encoding IRK-interacting protein-like isoform X2, with protein sequence MLANLTYEEEPMAMAAGLNDICHDNRSRSENWSGITLDRGGVGDDEAAYSDYDNCLNGFSSCNSDFHYAPSSSENHLRSRGVNRIHPAFLQSAPLAGRFPASAGRATCAGEFKMPPSCGGAFRPATIGRDHGLNDAEALGFFGSSSRVPFSSSHQPPPSAHSRAKQRGSQILSWLFTKAKKKAKPETQPPTTAVIERGNMSQLLKEWGLLSLDSLRKELAEANAHRDAAQEDAAEMRSSLGELTTKMMSLEAYCSELKKALRQATDHNGGTDTQSHSRRSSSRSIGASRELPGNGMPVSHEAMVEGFLQIASEARLSVKQLCKALIQQVEEPDNGLSDKLNLLLRPHQLAIAGRHCSKAVLYHLEAVMNQTLYQDFENPSFQRNGAARHLDPGQGRRESFASFVALRNLSWSEVLRKGTRYYSEDLSRFCDQKMSCVVTALSWSWPWPEQLLQCFFVATKCVWLLHLLAFSFAPPLPILRVDEGRAFDQAYMEDILPDRRQPQDDPLRVKIMVMPGFYVQDRVLKCKVLTTKQQLDQ encoded by the exons ATGCTTGCCAACTTG ACTTACGAGGAGGAGCCCATGGCGATGGCCGCTGGACTCAACGACATCTGCCATGACAACCGGAGCCGGTCCGAGAACTGGAGCGGCATCACCTTGGAccgcggcggcgtcggcgacgacgaggcgGCCTACTCGGACTACGACAACTGCCTCAACGGCTTCTCCTCCTGCAACAGCGACTTCCACTACGCCCCTTCGTCCAGCGAGAATCACCTCCGGAGCAGAGGCGTCAACAGGATCCATCCGGCCTTTCTGCAGTCCGCGCCGCTGGCCGGCCGTTTCCCGGCGTCGGCCGGGAGGGCGACCTGCGCGGGAGAGTTCAAGATGCCGCCGTCCTGTGGTGGCGCGTTCCGGCCCGCGACGATCGGCAGGGACCACGGTCTGAACGACGCGGAAGCTCTGGGGTTCTTCGGCAGCAGCAGCCGAGTGCCATTCTCGTCCAGCCACCAGCCCCCGCCGTCGGCGCACTCCCGGGCAAAGCAGAGAGGGTCACAGATCCTCTCATGGCTCTTCACCAAggcgaagaagaaggcaaagccggAGACGCAGCCGCCGACCACCGCCGTCATCGAGCGCGGGAACATGTCGCAGCTCCTCAAGGAGTGGGGGCTGCTCTCGCTGGACTCGCTCAGGAAGGAGCTCGCCGAGGCCAACGCGCACCGGGACGCCGCGCAGGAGGACGCGGCCGAGATGAGGTCGTCGCTGGGCGAGCTGACTACCAAGATGATGAGCCTGGAAGCCTACTGCTCGGAGCTCAAGAAGGCCCTGCGGCAAGCGACGGACCACAACGGCGGCACCGACACGCAGTCCCACTCGCGGCGGTCGTCGTCGAGGTCGATCGGGGCGAGCCGAGAGCTGCCCGGAAATGGCATGCCGGTGAGCCACGAGGCCATGGTGGAAGGCTTCCTGCAGATCGCCTCCGAGGCGCGCCTCTCCGTGAAGCAGCTCTGCAAGGCGCTGATCCAGCAGGTGGAGGAGCCGGACAACGGGCTGTCAGACAAGCTGAACCTGCTGCTCCGGCCACACCAGCTGGCCATCGCCGGCCGGCACTGCTCCAAGGCGGTGCTGTACCACCTGGAGGCGGTGATGAACCAGACGCTGTACCAGGACTTCGAGAACCCCAGCTTCCAGCGGAACGGCGCGGCGAGGCACCTGGACCCCGGGCAGGGCCGGCGGGAGAGCTTCGCGTCCTTCGTGGCGCTGCGCAACCTGAGCTGGAGCGAGGTGCTGCGGAAGGGCACCAGGTACTACAGCGAGGACCTCAGCCGGTTCTGCGACCAGAAGATGAGCTGCGTGGTGACCGCGCTGAGctggtcgtggccatggccggagcaGCTGCTCCAGTGCTTCTTCGTCGCCACCAAGTGCGTCTGGCTGCTCCACCTGCTCGCCTTCTCCTTCGCGCCGCCGCTGCCCATCCTGCGGGTCGACGAGGGCCGGGCGTTCGACCAGGCGTACATGGAGGACATCCTGCCGGACAGGCGGCAGCCCCAGGATGATCCGTTGAGggtgaagatcatggtgatgccggGGTTCTATGTCCAAGATCGAGTGCTCAAGTGCAAGGTCCTCACAACAAAGCAGCAGCTAGACCAGTAG
- the LOC123112403 gene encoding IRK-interacting protein-like isoform X1, whose amino-acid sequence MAMAAAEGFDHAAPSRVPLPATRQEVQAAVAKAVELRALHAALRQRAAPNAGARASASRSPATIRLPPAASPARSRTAATAAADEDYPVFTPTYEEEPMAMAAGLNDICHDNRSRSENWSGITLDRGGVGDDEAAYSDYDNCLNGFSSCNSDFHYAPSSSENHLRSRGVNRIHPAFLQSAPLAGRFPASAGRATCAGEFKMPPSCGGAFRPATIGRDHGLNDAEALGFFGSSSRVPFSSSHQPPPSAHSRAKQRGSQILSWLFTKAKKKAKPETQPPTTAVIERGNMSQLLKEWGLLSLDSLRKELAEANAHRDAAQEDAAEMRSSLGELTTKMMSLEAYCSELKKALRQATDHNGGTDTQSHSRRSSSRSIGASRELPGNGMPVSHEAMVEGFLQIASEARLSVKQLCKALIQQVEEPDNGLSDKLNLLLRPHQLAIAGRHCSKAVLYHLEAVMNQTLYQDFENPSFQRNGAARHLDPGQGRRESFASFVALRNLSWSEVLRKGTRYYSEDLSRFCDQKMSCVVTALSWSWPWPEQLLQCFFVATKCVWLLHLLAFSFAPPLPILRVDEGRAFDQAYMEDILPDRRQPQDDPLRVKIMVMPGFYVQDRVLKCKVLTTKQQLDQ is encoded by the exons ATGGCCATGGCGGCCGCCGAGGGCTTCGACCATGCGGCGCCGTCCAGGGTCCCGCTCCCGGCCACCCGGCAGGAGGTCCAGGCCGCCGTCGCCAAGGCCGTCGAGCTGCGCGCGCTCCACGCCGCCCTCCGCCAGCGCGCCGCGCCCAATGCCGGTGCCCGCGCCAGCGCCAGCCGCAGCCCGGCCACCATCCGCCTCCCGCCGGCCGCGTCCCCTGCGCGCTCCCGGACAGCGGCCACCGCCGCCGCAGACGAGGACTACCCCGTGTTTACCCCG ACTTACGAGGAGGAGCCCATGGCGATGGCCGCTGGACTCAACGACATCTGCCATGACAACCGGAGCCGGTCCGAGAACTGGAGCGGCATCACCTTGGAccgcggcggcgtcggcgacgacgaggcgGCCTACTCGGACTACGACAACTGCCTCAACGGCTTCTCCTCCTGCAACAGCGACTTCCACTACGCCCCTTCGTCCAGCGAGAATCACCTCCGGAGCAGAGGCGTCAACAGGATCCATCCGGCCTTTCTGCAGTCCGCGCCGCTGGCCGGCCGTTTCCCGGCGTCGGCCGGGAGGGCGACCTGCGCGGGAGAGTTCAAGATGCCGCCGTCCTGTGGTGGCGCGTTCCGGCCCGCGACGATCGGCAGGGACCACGGTCTGAACGACGCGGAAGCTCTGGGGTTCTTCGGCAGCAGCAGCCGAGTGCCATTCTCGTCCAGCCACCAGCCCCCGCCGTCGGCGCACTCCCGGGCAAAGCAGAGAGGGTCACAGATCCTCTCATGGCTCTTCACCAAggcgaagaagaaggcaaagccggAGACGCAGCCGCCGACCACCGCCGTCATCGAGCGCGGGAACATGTCGCAGCTCCTCAAGGAGTGGGGGCTGCTCTCGCTGGACTCGCTCAGGAAGGAGCTCGCCGAGGCCAACGCGCACCGGGACGCCGCGCAGGAGGACGCGGCCGAGATGAGGTCGTCGCTGGGCGAGCTGACTACCAAGATGATGAGCCTGGAAGCCTACTGCTCGGAGCTCAAGAAGGCCCTGCGGCAAGCGACGGACCACAACGGCGGCACCGACACGCAGTCCCACTCGCGGCGGTCGTCGTCGAGGTCGATCGGGGCGAGCCGAGAGCTGCCCGGAAATGGCATGCCGGTGAGCCACGAGGCCATGGTGGAAGGCTTCCTGCAGATCGCCTCCGAGGCGCGCCTCTCCGTGAAGCAGCTCTGCAAGGCGCTGATCCAGCAGGTGGAGGAGCCGGACAACGGGCTGTCAGACAAGCTGAACCTGCTGCTCCGGCCACACCAGCTGGCCATCGCCGGCCGGCACTGCTCCAAGGCGGTGCTGTACCACCTGGAGGCGGTGATGAACCAGACGCTGTACCAGGACTTCGAGAACCCCAGCTTCCAGCGGAACGGCGCGGCGAGGCACCTGGACCCCGGGCAGGGCCGGCGGGAGAGCTTCGCGTCCTTCGTGGCGCTGCGCAACCTGAGCTGGAGCGAGGTGCTGCGGAAGGGCACCAGGTACTACAGCGAGGACCTCAGCCGGTTCTGCGACCAGAAGATGAGCTGCGTGGTGACCGCGCTGAGctggtcgtggccatggccggagcaGCTGCTCCAGTGCTTCTTCGTCGCCACCAAGTGCGTCTGGCTGCTCCACCTGCTCGCCTTCTCCTTCGCGCCGCCGCTGCCCATCCTGCGGGTCGACGAGGGCCGGGCGTTCGACCAGGCGTACATGGAGGACATCCTGCCGGACAGGCGGCAGCCCCAGGATGATCCGTTGAGggtgaagatcatggtgatgccggGGTTCTATGTCCAAGATCGAGTGCTCAAGTGCAAGGTCCTCACAACAAAGCAGCAGCTAGACCAGTAG